The Hippoglossus hippoglossus isolate fHipHip1 unplaced genomic scaffold, fHipHip1.pri scaffold_79_arrow_ctg1, whole genome shotgun sequence genomic interval CTGGGAAAATGGAAGGGAAATCTACCCTTTTAGTGTTAAAAGTTATTGAAGGTATAAATGTATCGCATTTAACTACAGTGGCGCCTCAGATGATTTCTATAACGCCACCTCCTTTGAATACTGTGATCAGAGTTAAGTTAGGAGGAACAGCTTACCTTCCTTGTCGATGTGGAAGGTGGAATGTTGGTAGTAACATTCCTCCCAAGTGGGAAAATAGTCGTGGTGaagatgtgttgttgacaaGACCTGAAGTTGACATTGTGCCTCGTGATCAAAGGAAGTATGTTTTGTATAATGACATGAGGTGGTCgaaaattaaagatgattgtTCACTTGTCCTGCGTAAAGTTACATGGGAAGACCAAGGGGAATACATGTGTACTTATTTAGAACCGGAGTTTAAATTTGTTCCATATCAAAATTATTGGATAAAAGGTCATATAACTCGTAAAGTGACACTCatgataaaagatttgagtcctattggagttttcacggTTACTAAAGGGGTTCAGGAACAATTTACCACAGTAATCACTCCAATGCTGAATAGTACACAGATGAAGCTTGTTACTTTAGCTCCAGAAACAACTAAGAGTGTTCATACATCAACTCAGGCTACTACTCTAGCTATGACTTTGAAGGGGATGAATGCTACAACAGTGACGACATCTTTGACGTCTacgacatttgtaaatgtgacgcAGACATTTGACATGACACCTTTGACATTTAAGGATGTGGATAATGTAACCCAGAAGCTAATGTTAAAGATAGAGCCTAGGGTGAACAGTAGTAATGAGATTGTTGAAGTTagagaacagatgatggaaGAGAATGATGCAGATTCATCTGTGACAGCTCAGAGGACTATTTCAGACGTAGATAATTACTTTTTTGACTCTGATCAGACACCAGAACATATGACTGATCAATACCATACattacaaaagagagaaactaaatggaAGGCGTTTGGGTTTGATCCTTCAGTATTACAAATTGCAGACCCATGGGCAAGTAGGAACTTATGGTTCCAGCAATTAACGCATTCCGTAAGATCGGTTACGAATTGGAATGGTCCATGTGTGGTAAAGATTCCATCGCCGAACTCATGGCCTTCAATTTTAGAAACTGTACCAGACCCACTAACCGCTATATGCCAAAGTTATGCACTATCGTGGCTGTTgtatcagcagcagtcagcagaaGATATAGTGATGGCTTGGTCAGTACATCTGTTTAGGCCTAGATCTACTTGTTCTTGGTTGTGGGAATTACCATATGTAAATTTACTTGATCagcatgaaaatatcaaaacggCGGTCCCTGATATAAtggaagtgacatcagtgagagctaccagctgtttttgttcaaataatacTCATGATGGGCCGGGAATGTTTATGGGGATATCAGATTGTGACGAATATATGATGGACTTGGGTAAGCGTGGACATAAGATGAGTAATGATTCGTATGAAGTAACTTTTGATGTACCACATCACAGACAGAATATAACTTTaagggtgcagatccaaagttTGCCTGGGAATGTGACTATAGGGAATTTCAAGGATATTTGGtgggtttgtggtgataaggcaTATATATTTCTACCGTATGGGTGGATAGGATGCTGTTATATGGCAACGTTGAAACTCCCATATGAGGTTTTTACTATGCAGAAGGGAAAAGGGCCAGATGAGGTCCAATCTAATGTCGTTTCCGGAAGTAGGAAGAAACGGGAGATGGCACAGTTTAACAATTTGGAATCGTACCATTGGAGAATCAGTTTAGCAGAGAAGTGGGCTATAGGATTATTTCCATGGTATGGGGTGACATTCTTGGCAGATCACATTGATAATATTACCTACACCCTACAGGGTTTTGCAAACGCAACcataaaaggttttgaatatttgtcaaatactgAGAAAAGCCACAGACTGACGTTGCTAAAACATGACATGGCTCTAGACTATATTTTGGCCAAACAAGGTGGCctatgtgtggctttgaactTAACTGGGAATGCTTGCTATACTTTGATTCCTGATAGTTCTGATAATATGACTAGTGTTATAGATGCATTGAAGCTTATAAGGGATGCGTTTGGCCCGTCGGAAAACGCTGGATGGTCTGCAAATGCTTGGTTGCAAGACAAATTAGGGCCAGTAGGAGCAGTGTTAGTTCAGGTTTTGGCAGCACTTGTTCTAACgttgagtgtgatgttttgtttttgtacgcTGTTGTTGACCTTTGCGAAGGTTATGATATTGAGATGGGTTGGAGTTGTGATGCCCGGTGATCAAACTCAGATGCCATTATTATTTGGTGCTGACACGGACGTTGATGAGGACGACGTGATAAGGGTGGATGTATATCCATTTTGAATATCTGATGTTATTATAATCCTAACATTTACCTCTGTTATTGCTtagttattttgtagtttcttcttatattagaggtgtgtgtacaggggggaaatggacaatatgacttataaattcacatttacttaaagagtgttaatctatatttgatgtttgatttgtatctgttttgtatgcaaaagatactggttttcttttctttcattctagaACATATTGGGGGAAGACCACTGTGAGGGTGGTTGATTGTTCAGGGACTCCGATGTGTTGAATGGATTCAGACACTTCAAACAGAACAATACGAATGGATTGAAGGACTCTGAACAAGGACGTATGATACGATATCCAGATTCAACACGTCATCGATACTACAACTGAGAATCAATGCTGCTGAGAAACTACAGTGTTATATATTCTTATGTTTTCTCTTATATATACGcatgaataatattaaaattgaactatattctctgtgtgttaattgctaggaaaatgatgttttctgttattgggtaaatatactgggacctcagatgttttctttttcttggtgtTTAGGGATAGAGGGGCTAGGCAGGAAAAGGTCCGTTGGAAGGTGCGATGGGTCGACCAGCCTGactttggacatttgttttgttttgatttgctgaggGTTCCATATGTATTTGCTTAAATCATTTCCTTACACAATTTGCTAAAATTCCTAATTTCATTGGTATGGAGTACTATGTATGGTCGCCTAGGCAGAGGGGCCGTGAGAGAATTTTCCCGTCTAGTTTGTTTGATGGATATTTCAGGAAAGATAGCTGCCTGATGggtttttcactctcacttttacgCTCCATACAGTTgctttattattacaattatgttACAGGACGGATTGTTCTTTTTATCATGATTATACActtgtatgttttattcttttgttctttcgaGACTTTGTGAAGTCTCGAAGGGGGGAAAtatgtggtgtatttagttaacatggatcattttgacacgtgtgtaaaacataatgacatgtttacagctagcggcgcctggtttctggactctcagactccctaagtgttattacaatatgttacttgttagttatctcttcctgagaatgctctttgacctgttaggtggagaggttcccatcttcaagtaggaagcatgtttcgaactagatgcccctatgtatgatgtcattttatctcaagttttgggcgtaaacaagttccctatatgaatgcttgtccggcaccggcgactcagacttctgcattggccgagaacgtctccgggtatacctaggtacccgtcctgacctgtaacttctgtgtaataaaccttattatacaagcaagaacggtgtccgcggagattccttcatcatcatcttcaacatcactgctgcttaaaatatACGACATCAATACAGACCATTGTATACaacatctctgtgtttatttcgtttatatatatattatttcatatgtgatgGGGCCGATAACAAGGTTATCGGCCTTATAGAAAGAGTATTCGTTTATTGTAAATTGTCAGGCGGCGGCGTCCGTACACAGCGGGACAGGTCCGCCCgtgctcctttttaaaatagcGTAGTGACTTTCCCCGTCCAACGAAACGAGGCGAATTGTTACAGAGTGGTGGCCAGTATGGGGCCTAGTGGATGATAAAATTAATGTCGATATCGCTGTGTACGGATCATGCTCGCTTGACCcgggtttttttttcattcggtcttttgttttttaagttaaaataacAAGGGCCGAAAATTGTGTTGTGATACAGCTAAGACCGCAGTATCACGGCAGTTTCCGGGTTAACGGTATTTCATTAAGAAGTAAGTTAGATAACGGGGTTGTGTTTTCCCCATAACTGTATTATATGCTCAGTGAATGTTCGgtttaattaattgatttgtgAAGAGCAGGATCAGAGCAGAGGTAGCTGAAACTTGTCCtacccatatatatatatatatatatatatatatacatataaattgCATAATTACGGTACAGTGAGTACATCCTTTTATTAACGCATACCACAACATTAAGCACACGTTGTCCTGGTGGCTTAGCTTCCCTTTACAATTCAAATGGCTACTATAAGGCAGCAGGGGTCACCCAGGGGTGATGATGCACCTGAAGAGAGTTCACTGCCCCTCATAGATTTGGCTCAAAATATCCCCTACCCGGCTGATGATGACACTTATCGACATGTTACCTGTAGACACAACCGCAATGGCCTCAGTGAGGTAACCAGCATGCTGGAATCCATGTATCTTGACCCCCAGGATGAGGATCAACATCAGTCGGATGACAGTGAGGATACAGGGGCCATTGGAGTAGCAGAACAACTGCAGGACGTGCAGTTAAGAATGGAGGCCTTTGAGAACCGGGTTAAGGAAGCAGCCGATAGTACACTCAATCGGGAGGAGGGGCTCAGAGCAGCAATTGATGCCATGGCTAGGGAGGCGAAGGAGTACATTGACATGAGGCTGCAGAAATTTGATCTAGCTctggtatcttgcctgcagCGGAGGGATAAACGGTGGGATGAAGAACTTAAGAAGACCATCAACAAAAGCCGGTCTTCATGGAAGCCGGTTAGTTTCTCCACTCCTGCTGTGGTCGTGCCGGCCGGCCGCCCAACATCTGGAGGGGATGTTTTACTCCCAACCTCGGCTGCAGTTTCGGCTAAACCACCTATTAGAATGGAGTTTCCCCAGTTTGGTGACTCGAGAAGTTCAGCTGATGTCACTGATTTCATTGAACAGTGTGAGAACTTTCTTACTCTAAGACCACTGAGTGACTTTGAGTTCTTGGGCACCCTCAACGCCGTTCTAAAAGGACCAGCCCGGAGCTGGTGGTTAGCCGCCCGCAGCAAAATATGTAATTGGTCGATGTTCAAAAATGCATTCCTTGAAGCTTTCTTGCCCACTGATTACCAGTCTGAGATTGAGGAGCAGCTCCGGGCTAGTGTGCAATCACCCAACCAGTGCCTGAGGGACTTTGCCTATGATCACCGGGCACTCTGCCTGAAGTGGAGTCACGAtatggcagaggaggaggttgtgCGGCGAATCCTCAGAGCATGTAATCCGAGGCTGGCCAGTGGCCTACGTGGCATTGTGTCCACGGTCGACCAGCTGGTTAAGGTGGGGTCCTTGATAGAGAAAGACTGGAGCAACTCCAAAGACTATTGGAACCGCGTACAGCAGTCCAACTCTGTGGACCGTACTAGCAAAAAGTCCAGCAGGAAACCCGAGCATGGGCAGGGGCGTGGACATGGTGCAGATGTGGCCTTGGTTCAGGGCATTCCAACCCTCCTGGTGGTACCAATAAGGGTCCGAGGATCCGAGGGGGATGCCGTCCTTGACTCAGGATGCACATACTCATTGATGAACAGAACCCTATGGAACAACCTAAGGAGGGCTGGAGAGACTCTGAACGTGAGCGAAGTCCCAAGGTTTGTTATGGCCAATGGACAAGAGAGTAAGGCTCTAGGAAAAACTAACCTGCTCCTCACCCTCCATGACACTCACATCTCCATCAGCGTACACATACTTAGGGACGATCAGCTGTACATGCCTCTACTGCTTGGTCTAGACTTTATGTGTGCGAGCCAGATAGTTTTGATGCCCCACCTGAGGAAGTATGTTATGCCGGGGGGGAAAGAGCATAAGTTTTTACCCAAAACCCGGGATGCATTGCAATGGGGGTTTCAAGACTCAGTAGTCAATTTCTACATGGCGGTGTGGGAAAATGCTAGCATCGAGCAGCCCAGCCTTCCTCTCTTAGAGGCTCAACCGGAGGTGGTTAGACCACTGCTGCAGAAGTGGTCTACCGTTTGGACAGAGTCTACAGGTGCAACTGAGGTCGTAAGGCACAAAATCATGACCACAGATGAGCTGCCAGTGCGAAGGAGGGCCTATAGAGCATCACTGCATAAACAAGCAGTCATCGAGGAGCAGATTAAGAAGATGCTCAGTGAGGGGGTAATAGagccttcctcctctgcctgggCCTCCCCAGTGGTCTTAGTCCCAAGGAAGGATGGGACACCCCGTTTTTGTGTGGACTATAGAGGCCTCAATGCCAAAACACATCACGATGCATATCCAATGCCGTTGGTGCATGAAATTCTGGAGTCCTTGCAGGGTGCCCAATATTTTAGCTCACTGGATCTCCAGAGCGGTTACTGGCAGGTGGCCATGGACGAAGAGAGCAAAAGGAAGACCGCCATGACCACCCATTTAGGCCTCTTCCAGTTTAGGGTTATGCCATTTGGTCTGCGGAACGCGGGTGCCACTTTTCAGCGGCTGATGGAAACTGTCCTTGTGGGGTTAAAGGGGAAAATCTGTTTTGTCTATAtagatgacatcatcatttttTCCAAGACTCAGGAGCAGCATCTACGAGACCTGGATGCGGTCTTCCAAAAGCTGCATGAGGCCAATCTAACGCTCAATGTGAAGAAATGCCATCTTCTTCAGAGTCAGCTAACATTTTTGGGGCATATAGTATCCGGGGAAGGGGTGTCCGTGGACCCAGCAAAGGTTGTGGCCATATCAGCCTATCCAGCACCCACAGACTTGAAGAGTCTCCAAAGATTCCTTGGATTAGTAGGCTGGTACCACAAGTTTCTACCCAGGATGGCGGACATTGTGGCTCCCCTGAATAACCTCAAGAGGAAAGGAGTATTGTGGGAGTGGACGGAGCAATGTCAAGTCGCCTTTGAGCACCTCAAGAGTATGTTGCAGTCACCACCAGTGTTGGCTCAGCCGCGGCCCCTCCTTGGCTTTCAGGTTCACTGTGATGCCAGTGACGTGGGACTAGGGGCCGTCCTGATGCAGACTAtcgagggagaggagaaggttATAGCCTTTGCCTCACGAACACTGCAGGGTGCTGAACTGAGGTACTCCACCTCGGAGAAGGAGTGCCTAGCCGTCGTCTGGGCAGTGGAGAAATGGCGGCACTACCTAGATGGAGAGACATTCGAAGTATTCACAGACCACAGCGCTCTAACCTGGGCCTTTAACTGCCCTAAGACATCATCTCGCCTGACCAGATGGACTCTGCGGCTCCAGCCTTACTCATTCAGAGTCAACTATAAAAAGGGCTGCTGTAATGTTGTCCCCGATGCTCTATCCCGGGCACCACCATTATCGGAAGGGAACGTTTGCGTTGCTGGGGCAAAATCGTACTGGTCTGCCTTACCCAGCTCCCTGCAGGATATCGAAAGCGCCCAGCAGTCCGACATACTTTGTAAAGAGCTTGGCCTTTCCATCGAGCAGCCCACACCAGGTCGCATTCACTATGAATACCAACAAGGAGTGCTATACCGAGGTGTGCCTTCAAAGTATGGGGGATTTAATTACCAGATGGTTGCCCCCGCTGTACTTGTGCCAGAGTTTCTGGCTTATTTCCATAACAGCCCTTTTGGAGGACATCTGGGGAGGATGAAAACCCTCCTAAAAATCCTGGAGGTGGCATGGTGGCCAACGGTCCGTAAAGATGTGTGGAGCCATGTCCGAGCTTGTACTGTATGCCAGCAATATAAGCCTTCTAATGAGAAACCAGCTGGGCAACTCCAGACCACAGAGGTCACGTCTCCTGGGGAAATGATTGGAGTAGACTTCATGGGACCCCTACCCCTCAGCAAAGCCCGGAATTCAGTGCTGATGGTAGTCGTGGATTACTACACCAAATGGGTGGAGCTTTTCGCCCTGAAGGATGCTAAGACGCCAAAGGTCTGTCAGGTCCTGAAAAACGACATTTTCACTCGCTGGGGGGTTCCCAGCTACCTGGTGTCCGACCGGGGCCCCCAATTCACAAGCCAGCTGATGGCTAGTCTCTGTCAGTCGTGGGGCATAACCCATAAGCTCACTACGGCCTACCACCCACAGACCAATCTGACAGAGAGGGTTAATAGGACATTGAAGACAATGATCGCCTCTTTTGTGGGGGACTACCATTATGACTGGGACCGGTGGCTGCCAGAATTTAGGTTGGCTATCAACACTGCAGTGCACGAGACCACTGGTGTGACCCCTGCAGTGTTAGCTCTTGGGCGCACCCTCAAAGGCCCACTAGAGCGTCTCATACACAAATCCCCTGCACCTAGCACATCAGCTTACCACAtcctacactcacacacacaattgctCAAGGAGGTGGAAAGACATGTTGGGGTGGCCAAAGCCAGACAAGCCAGGTATTATAATGCACGACGCAAAGATGTACACTTTGCTGTTGGGGATCTGGTCTGGGTTAGGGCACACCCATTGTCTAAAGCCTCAGCTAAATTCTCTGCCAAATTTGCACCCAGATGGTCAGGGCCCGTAAGGGTAGAGAAAAGGTTAGGTCCTATAAATTACCGAGTTCGTTGGTTGTCTGACAAGATGAAGGTGGACAATATAAATGTGGTTGACCTGAAACCCTACTATGGTCCCGATAAGCCgctggctgggggggggggggggtgtaaaggTCACCTAAGTTCACCTGATGTACAGGAAATGTGTTAGGGAGGACAGATAAATCTGTGCCTTTTTGtctacatgttttataagtCTGTACATAGCCCAAACTGTCAGAGGCCTTAAGGTATAAGGACAAGGGAAGGGATCtccatatatatttgtttattgaatgtgttatggtgtatgtatttgtttctttaacacCAAAATGGGATAAATGAGGGGAAGTGACGGCACGGCCggggggggttgttttggtGTATGCGGGCCGGCAGAGGACCAGCCACGTTCCAGTCGACAGCGGTCCGGAAGACCTACAAGGGATTACATCCGAAAACGGGATTATTTGCCTGGGTGACTTGCAAGGATTTCCGCAAGGACGGAACTATTTTTCTGGCCGCTCAGAGGTGGAGAG includes:
- the LOC117759038 gene encoding uncharacterized protein LOC117759038, with amino-acid sequence MFMGISDCDEYMMDLGKRGHKMSNDSYEVTFDVPHHRQNITLRVQIQSLPGNVTIGNFKDIWWVCGDKAYIFLPYGWIGCCYMATLKLPYEVFTMQKGKGPDEVQSNVVSGSRKKREMAQFNNLESYHWRISLAEKWAIGLFPWYGVTFLADHIDNITYTLQGFANATIKGFEYLSNTEKSHRLTLLKHDMALDYILAKQGGLCVALNLTGNACYTLIPDSSDNMTSVIDALKLIRDAFGPSENAGWSANAWLQDKLGPVGAVLVQVLAALVLTLSVMFCFCTLLLTFAKVMILRWVGVVMPGDQTQMPLLFGADTDVSFILEHIGGRPL